Sequence from the Streptomyces peucetius genome:
CTGCTCTGCCCGCCGGCGGGACCCGCGACCGATCCCGTCTTCGACAACCGGCGGCTCGCGCCCGCGATGGAGCGCTACGACCGGGCCCGGCAGCTGCTGGCGGCGGCCGAGGACGGGGAGAGCGCCGACGAGCGGCTGGGCGAACTGCACCGTGCGGAACGGGAGGTCCGACGGCTGGTCGCGGACCAGATGCGGCCCACCTGGCACGCGGTGTGGCGGGCCCTCGATCTCGTACGGGAGCTTCCGGAGGGCTCCCGTGTCGAGGACCGCTGGACCCGCGACCGCTGGTCGTTCACCGCCCACCGGGACCGGGTCCGCGCCGGCGAACCGCCGCAGCCGCGGCGCGACGACGCCGTGACGTCGGCGCAGAAGCTCGCCGCCCGGGAGACCGCGCAGGCGCAGCTGGAGGCGCAGGAGGCACTGGACGATCCGCTGGTGCTGGCGGGCCGCCGCCTGGCGGGCGAGGCGTTCGTGTCCGAGGTGATCGACGTGGAGATGGCCTGGTCCGAGTCGAAGCGGCCGAGCCCCCGCCCGCTGCTGACCGTGCGCACGGACGACCGGCCGCACTTCGGTGAGGGTGAGAGGGTCAAGGTGTACCGCTCGCTGGACGGCAAGCCGCAGACGGCCGAGTTCGTACGGTACGAGGAGGACGGGACGCTGGTGCTGCGGGTCACCGACCGGATGGGTCGCGCCAAGGTCCCGGCGGAGGGCTCCGTGCCGGTCAAGGGCGACCGGATCGCCTGGACCCTGTTCGAGCACGACCAGCGGGGCGGGCCGAAGCTGCCGGACCCGGAGGAGACACCGTGGACGCACGGCGGGCCCCCGCGGTCCGACACCGCCGAGATCCCCGACCTCGTCACCCCGGAGGACCTGCTGTGACGTCCGACCCCGGTGCCCAGGCCGCCACCGCGACCGCCGACATCCTGCACGACACGCTCCACGGCACCGCCAGGGGCGTCGTCGTCGACTCGCCGCCGGGCGCGGGGAAGTCCACCCTCGTCGTGCGGGCCGCGCTCGAACTGGCCGCCGCCGGACGCCCGTTGATGGTCGTCGCGCAGACCAACGCCCAGGTCGACGACCTCGTGCTCCGGCTCGCGGAGAAGGAGCCCGAGCTCCCCGTCGGCCGCCTGCACTCGAACGACTCCGACCCGTACGACAAGGCCCTCGACGCCCTGGACAACGTCCGCAAGTCGGCGAAGGCCGCCGACCTCGCCGGTCTGGACGTCGTCATCTCCACGGCCGCCAAGTGGGCGCATGTGCAGGGCGTCGAGCCCTGGCGGCACGCCATTGTCGACGAGGCGTACCAGATGCGCTCCGACGCGCTGCTCGCCGTCGCCGGGCTGTTCGAACGAGCCCTGTTCGTCGGCGACCCGGGGCAGCTCGACCCGTTCTCGATCGTCGGCTCCGAGCAGTGGGCGGGGCTGTCCTACGACCCGTCGGCCAGCGCGGTCTCCACCCTGCTGGCGCACAACCCGGACCTGCCGCAGCACCGGCTGCCCGTGTCCTGGCGGCTGCCGGCCTCGGCGGCGCCGCTGGTGTCCGACGCGTTCTACCCGTACACGCCCTTCCGGAGCGGCACGGAGGCCGGCGACCGGCGGCTGGCCTTCGGTGTGCCGTCGGACGGGTCGGGGCCGGACCGGGTCCTCGACGAGGCCGCCGAGTCGGGTTGGGGGCTGCTGGAGCTGCCCGCGCGTCACACTCCGCGTACCGACCCGGAGGCGGTGCGGGCCGTGGCGACGGTCGTGCGGCGGCTGCTGGACCGCGGGGGCGCCGCGATGTCCGAGCGGTCCGCGGAGCCGGTGCCGCTCACCGCCGGCCGGATCGCCGTCGGCACGGCCCACCGCGACCAGGCGGCGGCGGTGCGCGCCGCGCTGGCGGAGCTGGGGGTCGCCGGGGTCACGGTCGACACGGCCAACCGCCTCCAGGGCCGGGAGTACGACGTGACCGTCGTGCTCCACCCGCTGTCGGGGCGGCCGGACGCGACGGCGTTCCACCTGGAGACCGGCCGCCTGTGCGTCCTCGCCTCCCGCCACCGGCACGCGTGCATCGTGGTGTGCCGGGAAGGCGTGGAGGACCTGCTGGACGAGCACCCGTCCACGGAGCCGGTGCAGCTGGGCGTGACCGTGAAATTTCCCGACGGCTGGGAGGCGAACCACGCGGTACTCGCACACCTGGGCGAGCACCGCGTCCGCTACGAGCCGGGGACGGCCTGAGGCAGGGACGGCCTGAGCCAGGGACGGCCTGAGGCGGTCTTGCGCGGGGCAGGACAATGGAGGGCGGTCCGGCCCACGGACCGTGACGCGAGGAGGAGTACGGACATGGCGGAACCGGAGCGGACGACCGAGCGCAGGGTGCGGCCTGCCCCGCTGCTCTTCGAGCCGTCGGAGGCCGCCGCCGACCCCGAGCACTTCTTCGACCTGGAGTCCATGGAGGACCCCCGCGAGCTGCTGGACCGGGCTACGGAACTGGCGCTGGCCTTCCGGGCCGCGACGGACCGCGCGGTCGAGTTCCAGGCCGTCGCCGCGGCCCAGCTCGCCGATCCCCGCCGCTTCGACCGTCTGACGCCGGCGGACATCGGGGACCGGGCGGGTTGGACCGAGGACTACGCCCGCAAGATGATCGACTTCGGCAGGGACCTGCTGCGCGGGGTCCACTGACCGCTGCGGGCGCCCGGGGCCGGCCGTCGCGGCCGGGAGGCGGGCACGCCGAGGTCATATGCCATTCGAAGATGGCGGGCGAAAGATACCCCTCTCCACCCCGCCCTGTCCCCGTTTCCGCGAACCGAGTGAAATTGCAGTGTCACCCGCGGTAAGCATGGATGCATGACCGCATGGCTGCGAGATCCGTCCCTCCTGACGTACGCCGTCCCCGACGGCCAGGACCACGTGGCGGCCCGGGTGACGCCCCCCGGCGCCGGCTGGCTCGCCTCCGCGGAGGCGTATCCGCGCTCGGCGCTCGCGCAGTGGGAGAAGCGCGCGACCGCCCCTGCCGTGCTGCCGTGCGGCTCCGCGTTCGACGTGGTGAACGTGCCCGCGATCTTCGGTCGGCGGATGCTCGACCGACTGTGGGCCGAGGGCCCCGGTTCGGGGCCCGTCTCGATGCACCGGGGCCGGATGATGCTGTTCGCCGTGCCCGGCACGGCCCAGCGGCTGCCGTCGCTGCTCGACTGGGAGGAGTGGGGCGACGCCGTGCCGCCGCTGCTCTGCCACGGCACGGGCGACGCGGTGACCGTACCGCCCCTGACCTCCACGGACGACTCCTCCGAGCCGCGCTGGCTGGTCGCTCCCGACACCCGCCGGCCGTGGCTCCCGGGCCCCGAGGTCCTGCTGTGGGCGTGTGTGCGGGCGGTGCGCGCGAAGGCCGCCGGGGAGGCGCGCTTATCGATTTTTCCTCCCGCCGATCAGGGTGCTAATGTCTACGACGTCAGCAGGCGCCGCTAGCTCAGTTGGTTAGAGCAGCTGACTCTTAATCAGCGGGTCCGGGGTTCGAGTCCCTGGCGGCGCACAGACGGAAGAAGGCCCCTCGCGCAAGCGGGGGGCCTTCTTCGTGTCCGGCCGGGCGCCGTCTAGACCGTCGTGATCTTCACCGTCCACGACCCGGTCTGCGTGCGCTCCGCGACCTCCACACGCACCCGCCCTCCCGGCGGCCCCGGCATGGTGAAGGTCTCACCGGCCCGCAGCGGCGCGTCCGCGAGCGGCGGGTAGACCGAGTCCTCCAGGCAGGCTTCCGTCTCCGGGTGCGTGTCGACGACCTCGATGGGACCGCCGCCGGACGCCGTCTCGCCCTCCACGCGGTAGAGCAGGACGCCCTCGGTGCAGGTGTAGGCGTCGTTGCCGGTGGCGCCGCGGGCCTCGATCGCGAGCGCGCTGTGCGGCCCGGTCCGTACCACCGCCAGCCGGGTGCCGACGCTGCCGCCGCGCACGGGCGCGGCGGCGACGGGCTCGAGGGTCACCGGGTCGCCGCCGGGCCGGGAGTTGACGCACCGCACCTCGGGCCGGCCCAGCCAGCCCAGCTTCCACTTGTGCCAGCCGAACAGGTCCGGGGCGAGACCGAACTGGCTGCCCATGACGTCCCAGTCCCCCACATGGGTGTCCCAGTCGCCGTGGCCGTCCACCGGCCGGTGGTAGAGGTCCGGCAGGTCGAAGACATGGCCGGTCTCGTGGGCGAGGACGTTGCGGTCCGGCGGGTGGCGTTCGAAGACGGTGACGACCCGCCGGATGTCGGTGCCGTCGGCGCGCAGCGGCCGGTCGAAGTTGACGACCTTGGTCGCGTCGGAGTCGACGCCCGGCGCGTCGGGGTCCGCGACCAGGTAGACGATGTCGTACTCGGAGAAGTCGACCCGGACGTCGGCCACGGCGATCGCGTCCCGCAGGTACGCGGCCCGCTGCTCCGGCTCCCAGTCGCGCTGTATCCCGTAGGCGACGGAGGGCTTCGGCATCGGCAGCCATTCGGCCAGCGGGTGGGCGTGGAGGGCGAAGGTGCCGTAGGACGCACGCCGGAAGAAGTCGCTGGTGGCGGGGAAGTGGTCGGCCGCGAGCTCCTGGGGCCGGTTCAGCGGTACGAAGTCCGGGAACGACAGGAAGATCATGACCGCGTCGAGGTCGGTGACGGGCCGGGTGTATGCCGCGTTCCAGGTGTCGAGGCCGAGTGAGTGGTGCGCGACCGTCCGGGGCAGCGCGCACGGGCCGCCCATCGTGTCGGCCACCGCGGGGCCCGTCACGAGGGAGGTCGCCGTGAAGGCCATGAGAGAAGTGAGCGCGGCCGCGGCATTGCGCAGACGCACTCTTTCCACTCTCCCGGGTGTTCCCTCGGGCGACTGCTGACCCTCCACGTGGACCTCCGGCGGCGGAATACGGGATGCGTCACCCACCCTGTGATGTTTTCTGGTGGTACGCCCTGTTCCGGTGCCCCACTCGGGTGACCGACCTGACACCGACCCGAGGCCGTGCCGAGACACGACGACACTCCGATGGCTCACGGAAAGTCACAAGTGGTCAGCGGTCGGCA
This genomic interval carries:
- a CDS encoding AAA domain-containing protein, producing the protein MTSDPGAQAATATADILHDTLHGTARGVVVDSPPGAGKSTLVVRAALELAAAGRPLMVVAQTNAQVDDLVLRLAEKEPELPVGRLHSNDSDPYDKALDALDNVRKSAKAADLAGLDVVISTAAKWAHVQGVEPWRHAIVDEAYQMRSDALLAVAGLFERALFVGDPGQLDPFSIVGSEQWAGLSYDPSASAVSTLLAHNPDLPQHRLPVSWRLPASAAPLVSDAFYPYTPFRSGTEAGDRRLAFGVPSDGSGPDRVLDEAAESGWGLLELPARHTPRTDPEAVRAVATVVRRLLDRGGAAMSERSAEPVPLTAGRIAVGTAHRDQAAAVRAALAELGVAGVTVDTANRLQGREYDVTVVLHPLSGRPDATAFHLETGRLCVLASRHRHACIVVCREGVEDLLDEHPSTEPVQLGVTVKFPDGWEANHAVLAHLGEHRVRYEPGTA
- a CDS encoding bifunctional DNA primase/polymerase; amino-acid sequence: MTAWLRDPSLLTYAVPDGQDHVAARVTPPGAGWLASAEAYPRSALAQWEKRATAPAVLPCGSAFDVVNVPAIFGRRMLDRLWAEGPGSGPVSMHRGRMMLFAVPGTAQRLPSLLDWEEWGDAVPPLLCHGTGDAVTVPPLTSTDDSSEPRWLVAPDTRRPWLPGPEVLLWACVRAVRAKAAGEARLSIFPPADQGANVYDVSRRR
- a CDS encoding M6 family metalloprotease domain-containing protein — protein: MEGQQSPEGTPGRVERVRLRNAAAALTSLMAFTATSLVTGPAVADTMGGPCALPRTVAHHSLGLDTWNAAYTRPVTDLDAVMIFLSFPDFVPLNRPQELAADHFPATSDFFRRASYGTFALHAHPLAEWLPMPKPSVAYGIQRDWEPEQRAAYLRDAIAVADVRVDFSEYDIVYLVADPDAPGVDSDATKVVNFDRPLRADGTDIRRVVTVFERHPPDRNVLAHETGHVFDLPDLYHRPVDGHGDWDTHVGDWDVMGSQFGLAPDLFGWHKWKLGWLGRPEVRCVNSRPGGDPVTLEPVAAAPVRGGSVGTRLAVVRTGPHSALAIEARGATGNDAYTCTEGVLLYRVEGETASGGGPIEVVDTHPETEACLEDSVYPPLADAPLRAGETFTMPGPPGGRVRVEVAERTQTGSWTVKITTV